Within Primulina tabacum isolate GXHZ01 chromosome 5, ASM2559414v2, whole genome shotgun sequence, the genomic segment GTCCACGGCATGCACAAGATGATATATCCTCCTTGGATTCATGAACATACAATGTTCAACACAGTTCAAAAACTTGCAGGTAGTCGCGCTCCTCCACAAAActctgcaatttttttttttttttaatatagtcTTGCAACTAGACCAAAGATCCTTGGCCAAAATCAGTCATTTGCATATACATTTGTTGCCCCTAATTTAATTTCGATTGAGTATGTCATTTGTGAtaaggtctcacgaatctttatccgtaAGAcgagtcaaccttaccgatattcacaataaaaagtaacacttttagcataaaaagtaatatttttgacccaaataaaatatccgtctcacaaaatacgacccgtgagaccgtctcatacaagtttttgccctttcaattttatatatggtaGATATGTAATCTTAAAATAAAGTGGCGCAAATACGATCAACTCAACTCCATGGATTTTCTTAAGAATACACCTGTCGATAAACCAAacgaattttattttattaatttaaattcccaaaaatttaatttacggTATCCGAAAAGGATAAAGTAAGCATACATTTGGACCAAGTTTTGGAGGTAGGCTTATCTTTATCATCCTGCAACCATTCATCGTGCATCTTCTCCGCATCTACATATGTTTTTGTtatcaaataaataactaaTAATTTGTCAGCTCGTTACATTTGGACCGATATATATTTTGGTACGATGCGGTATACCACTTTAGAAGAAAATTATGTTAAGATCCTAAAATATTACGCTAAAATATTAAGAATTGGTATAAAAGTGAACCTCCCCtccctttaatttttttttaaaaattctcgCCAAACAATTTTATGAACTCTTATTCACTGTGCATTTTAATTTACCTCGTAAAGTTTAGAGAAAAAGattttatttaacaaatatCATATCCAGGTCTCcaccaatttttattttataattcgAAGGTCGAAAATTGAATCTCCAACATTCAAACCTGATCTTCGAGTGTAGAAGCTAAGCTTCCCACCTTTCGCTTTCATTATCCAATGTGCCACTTCACCtttctaaaaatattttataattttttatcgattaattaaattagttaattaattattcgTCTCTGTAAACGAAATTATAAAGGGACTGAATCCCACACCCAATTGCGCAATGTCGACCGTAAGTTTAAACGGTTACCTACTTACTCCATCTGCCCAATTATCCAGACCCGTCGCCGCCGCATTCCGTCCCGTCGCCTCCTCAAGGCTTGATTCCCCCGCTGCCGCTCTAACCAGCCTCATTCGAAACGAGCCCGTGTTCGCTGCCCCGGCGCCTGTCATCCACCCACTTTTGGTTATCATCTCCATCCCTCAATATTAAAGCTCATTCGATACCATAATTTAAAGTTTTGTCATGTATATAATATTTCGTTTAACAAATATAAGTATGGCACGTAAATTTTGTATTGTCGACTGAACGGAAAATgcgaaaaaattaattaatactttttaattttaaGATTAATGAGACTCGTGATTCTTGCTTGTTGCTTCCAATATTTTGTAGGTGAACTCCTTCACATGAAAAAACCAAAATACGAAAGATACGATTTACAGGTGTCAAATATGCATGCATAATGTATTATTAATAAAACGTAAAACTTTGTCTATAAAAtagtaatttaaaattataaaaaaaggaTAAGCATGTTTttttacaataaatttatactatatatataaattttcccacttcaaattaattaaattaagcatTGGTAAAATTTATTGCAGAAAGAAAACATGGAGAAGGGCTCTTACGAGGAAGCCATTGCTGCACTTCAAAAGCTTCTGAGGTGTgtaatttcatatggtattatTAATCAATTGTAACTGTATTCATTTTCCGGAAGAATTAAATTCTAAGTCGATCGGAATTTGGGTTAATTACTTAAATGTAGTGAGAAGGGAGAACTTGGACCGGTGGCCGCCGCTAAAATTAGTGAAGTCACGGCGGAGTTGCAAACAGCTAACGGCGGGCCTTCTATTTCCGCTTCCGTGGAGAGGCTGAAGACTGGATTCATCACttttaagaaagaaaaatatGAGTAAGTGAAATATTAGTACATTTCATGCTTtattacaaattttaatttatttttttcaaataaccTGGTCTCGTActcattaaaatttgaaatttcttATATTTTCTCCTCTTATCCTATAAATCGGAGAAAAATATAATGTGAAACTAGAAAATTGATCATGACAGTGAtctaattttatataataatttaagaCAGAAATTTGTGCTgtaaaaattattacatgtttttgTAAACTAAGGATTTACGATCCTGACAtctttttgtattattttatgtCCGATTATTTCAGCAAACAACCAGGATTGTACGGTGAACTCGCCAAAGGCCAGAGTCcaaaggtatatatatatatgtatgtatttatgtatatatatgtgtatgtatgtatgtatgtatgtatgtgaaTATCGAACTTTGAGTCGGATAGCCATGTTTATCCATTCAACAAAATTTTTGTTGCGGAGAAATAATTATCCATGTTGAAAGAACGACTGAATGTACATAAAGGATGTGAtgctattttaaattttatttaaagaatTTGAGTTGGGTTGCTATTGATGCTCGATGATTCTTCCACTTTTGAACGAGTACAGTTTATGGTATTTGCATGCTCGGACTCACGCGTGTGTCCATCGCACGTGCTGAACTTCCACCCCGGGGACGCATTCGTGGTCAGGAATATTGCCAACATGGTGCCTCCATACGATAAGGTTGActtattatttttggaaacagACCTATAATTTTTTCCCCTAGATAGTTTCTAAAAAAAATGTACGATTGAAAACAGACCAGGTACGCCGGAGTTGGGTCTGCAATTGAGTACGCTGTGCTGCACCTCAAGGTAATAAAATTTGACCGCACCTAAAATTCACGACTTTATATTAAATTCTTTCGAGTCTAACGAGGACATTATCACAGTTGAGTTTCGATAATGAGATCTCGTCTCAAACTTAGattatgatccaaaaagttgTATTTAAATTcagaaaagttaaattttttttgatagGTTCAAGAAATAGTAGTGATTGGGCACAGTGCATGTGGAGGAATCAAGGGGCTCATGTCTTTTGCGCTCGATGGATCTTCTAACACGTAATGATTATTAATCAAGTCGTTTTACTTTAGGAAAAATCGCAATATCGGATCGATATtactttataaaatattataatatattaaattgatCGTGtgtgtattattattattatattcagTGATTTCATAGAAGACTGGGTGAAAATTTGTTCACCTGCGAAGAAGAAGGTGATAGCTCAGTGTGGGGAAAAACCTTTTGGAGATCAATGCGTCTTATGTGAAAAGGTTCCATATTTATTCACACAAACACTCACGCACGCACACTCTAAATTTGAATgaatttgagaagaaaataagaatattcgataataaatAATGCAGGAGGCAGTGAATGTATCACTTGGAAATCTTCTGTCATATCCATTTGTGAGAGATGGTTTGGTGAATAAGACATTGGCACTCAAGGGTGGTTACTATGACTTCATTAATGGAACTTTTGAGCTCTGGGGACTTGACTTTAGCCTTTCACCATCTCTTTCTGTTTGAACTTCAATCCCCTGCCTTCTCTTGGATCCAACTATTAATGCATGCTGCAtgtatttcttttcttttctttaattttgtcCTAAAACTGTAACAATTAAGCTTCAATATTGTACTCACTCCTTTTTAATTTCTTTCTTGGAGGTTTTTACTTTTTATACAAGTGTtctttttttctaattttagtGATCGATCATACTTGCACGTAACTCATAACACTAAAACTCTTATTAGACAGTTttatgagtcaattttgtgagacggatattcTAATTAGATAagctcatgaaaaaatattatttttatgccaaaaatatatattactttttattgtaaatatgaacatggTTAGTCCGTCTAACGAATAAATATTTGTGATACCTTCTCAGAAGATATCAACTGAActcgtaaattttttttaataaaaataataataaaactcgatattaaatatttacttaGTAATATCGAAGaataacataaacattcatcttaatcttaaaaatctaaataaatcgGACAAACGCTAAAACCAGACATAGTAAAGGCTTGATGGGCCTATTCGTAGGCTGACTGTGTCCCATACATGGGCCTTTGCTCTTATCAAGACTTAATTATGGAGGTCCAACTGGAGGATGAAGGGTTGCCTTAGGCTCAGTTAATTAGCCCACTATTTGTAGATCaggacattttaattatttggactttatccttgaaaaatataattgtgtgtgtatatatttttttataaaaaaatatataaattccaATATCCAAGTGCGGTAAGTCTAGTTGCTGGAGTAGACACgcttgcttttttttttttaattggtaAACTCGAATCacttttattaagaataaatattcatGGATACAATATTAACCAACCAAGAAGAAAAAATCTCTATTTACCCGACAGGAAAGGTGTAGTAGAAGAAAAACAAATTGTGCTAAAGTGTGTGCAACAAGATTAGCCGAGCATCTCATGTGCTTGAGGTTAAAAACTCTTTGTTCCACGAACATATTTTTGATCTCCTGAGCACAAGAGCCAATATAACCAAAATCTAGCAATGAATCCATGACTGCTTGCACGGCCATCTGAGAGTCAGAGAAAACTTGGACGTTGGAAAATCTCCTATCTCTCAACTGATCTAAATCCATCTTCAAAGCTATAAGTTCCGCATGTACCACAAATAGTGGTTTCTCAATTCGACGCCCAAAAACAGACACGCTTGCTTTTATTACAAGTCCTATGTCAAATCATAGAATGAAGAGTGGAAATAAATTGGTTTCGTGTGTTCGAGGAAAATAACAAGTAAGTTTcaacaataaaagaaaatgaaatccCACCATTGCTTCATTAGACCTGAAGATATGAAAAAAGAACTACTTACATTTCAAAACCAAAAAGATTACAAACCAAACCACACATCTCATTTATTGATGATCTGGCTTTATTATAAACCACAATGCCAGTTGACAAACAAATGAAAGGTAACGTAAAACCAAAAATCAaccataaaaataatttcatgaCACATCAATGTCATAATTTCTGATGTTGTAGGAATTATTGACAAGTAAAGCTTCAAGTGATCTTGATTTTCTGGTTCTCACAATACCGGCTTCTTTTAACAACTCGGCCAGTCTCCGCTTCTCGTCTTCTACGTCGGGATTAGCCGTCCCAAGCTTCTCTTCTCTCATTTCAACCACATATTCCAAGATTTCAATAGCATCGGTGACCCTGTGTTAATCAAACCCAAAACCATTTGAGATCAGTTGACTTCATATTTCAAATTAGTCAATTATTAGGCAAGAAAATTCTGATAAATCGTAGTATATGAGCATCTTACCTCCCCATTGCATCATATGTGCCCGCAAGGTTGCTGTAAACTCCTAAAGTATCAGCATGATCTGGTCCAGCTTCAGCCTCAAGAATGCTCCTAGCCTCTTCAAACAAATCAGCCGCCTCGTTTATCAAATAAAGTCGCACACAAGCAAGCCCCATTTGATTTAAAGCAACACCAAAAAAGGCAGATTTCTTCTCTCCCGTTGCACGAAATTTTAGAATGGCACTCTTCAATGAGGCGTAAGACTCAGAAAAACTCCCTAGGATATAGTACAAGACCCCCATCTGAGCTTCGATTCCTGCAACCATGCATTGCCTCCCCAGTGCATTTCCATATACTTTTATAGCCTTCTGTAGCAACTGGAGTGCACGGTTTGGTTCATTCATTGATTCGTATATAGCAGAAATATCAACTAAACCACTGGCTATTTCTTCGGGAGCACTGCCAGGTTTTGGCTTAGCATAAATTTGAAGAGCTCTTTTGCAGTTAGATTTGGATTCATTTAACTTCCCTATCTTGTTGTATAAACCAGCCAGACGAATGAAGACTGAAGCAACCGACGAATGGTTTTCTCCTTTGATCGACTTCAAAATTTTTAGAGCTTTCTGATAAGCAAAAATAGCCTCATTGTAGCGAGCCAAAGATAGGTACGAATCCCCGATGTTGCAGTCTATTGCAGCCACATCAGCGTGGTGGCCATGAGCAGCCACGGCCATACTTGCTAGAACATAATGCTCGAGTGCACCTTCATAATCTCCCTTCACATCACAAATAAGCCCCAATAGTCTCCTGTCTGCTGCTTCCTCTACGGAAGCTGGCGTGCCGTTCTCTTTATGAATATCAAGTGCCATTAAACAGAGCTTTTCAGCCTCATCAAATTGCATCGCTTGAACATTGGACTCGGCCAAATACCTCAAAGTCTCGCCAAATCGAGGGTCTTTTTCACCAAGAACCTGTCGCTGAATCTCCAGACCTGCTGTGTAAAACAGTATAGAATTCTCAATCTGTCCGAGAATTGCATATGTATCGCCCAACTGCATACATCCTGAAAATTTCGCGAGTGCGTGATCCATCCCTGAGTCCATTACAGGAATTTCAATAGACCGCTCAAGAATGGGAACAGCCTCGGTGTGCCTCCCCAGCCTGCAGTACAATGCAGCCACAACATGTAGACACATGACGAAATCTAAACTAGGCTTGGAACCTACCGAAATCTCAAATGACTTCATTGCTCGAAGAGATAATTCGAGAGCCCTTTGAGTATTATCCCCCAAAACTATCATGTCCCTCGCCTGTTTGAGTaaatatggcccaagatatgcCGCTTGATCGCCATGGTCCTCGCCTCCAATTCGCCATTTCGCCCCTACAAAGGGTAGGCTTTCCTCGTTTTTCATGGAGGTAACTGTACCCAACTTTCTTAAAGCCTGGACACCTTTCTTTCCATTTGGAGGCCTACCGCCAAAAGCCCTGCTCATAAAACTATCCTGTATCGAACCCGCAGAACCCAATTGCAATCGTTTCGTATTTCCAAAATCTTCATCTTTTAAAGCTTTACCCTCCTCAGGAGTAGTATCTACTCCATTTTCCCATGTCACAACATCCTGTTTCATCCCCGTTGAAGCCCAATAATCTCCTCCAGCAAGGTACCGTAGTTCGGAATCTATTCGCGACTCTTCACCATACGACAAATAACTAAGCCTTGATGGCGAGTAGTCTGAGCTTTGCATCTCGCAGACGTTGAGATACAGTTGCTCGATCGAGGTGTTCACAACGCCATCTAGGATCAGGTCGAGGGATTCACTATCGGAGCTTAGAGCACTCAAGGGCAGTCCATGGGTGCTTAAGGGACTCTTCGGGGacaattcatcaaaaaattctctGTCCTGCACATAATGTGGTTCCGGTTTGTTCCCAGAGTTGTCACCGTTGGATCCATCCACCAACAAGTCAGGCATTTTAACACTGTTAACATAACATTTAAGAATCAATGCAAACCTTACACAGATTCCTAACAATTGTGAAACAAACTTCTAAAAAAGGGCATGAATCTTAcactctttttttaaaaaaaattgcatgtaaaattttatgcataacTAGAATATACACTGCAGCAAAGGCAACAGGCAAAGAAACGGTAATCATAAATTTCTTTCCAGGACAAAAATTCACAACATAAAACGGCAGT encodes:
- the LOC142546731 gene encoding carbonic anhydrase 2-like, with the translated sequence MSTVSLNGYLLTPSAQLSRPVAAAFRPVASSRLDSPAAALTSLIRNEPVFAAPAPVIHPLLKENMEKGSYEEAIAALQKLLSEKGELGPVAAAKISEVTAELQTANGGPSISASVERLKTGFITFKKEKYDKQPGLYGELAKGQSPKFMVFACSDSRVCPSHVLNFHPGDAFVVRNIANMVPPYDKTRYAGVGSAIEYAVLHLKVQEIVVIGHSACGGIKGLMSFALDGSSNTDFIEDWVKICSPAKKKVIAQCGEKPFGDQCVLCEKEAVNVSLGNLLSYPFVRDGLVNKTLALKGGYYDFINGTFELWGLDFSLSPSLSV
- the LOC142546732 gene encoding protein KINESIN LIGHT CHAIN-RELATED 2-like yields the protein MPDLLVDGSNGDNSGNKPEPHYVQDREFFDELSPKSPLSTHGLPLSALSSDSESLDLILDGVVNTSIEQLYLNVCEMQSSDYSPSRLSYLSYGEESRIDSELRYLAGGDYWASTGMKQDVVTWENGVDTTPEEGKALKDEDFGNTKRLQLGSAGSIQDSFMSRAFGGRPPNGKKGVQALRKLGTVTSMKNEESLPFVGAKWRIGGEDHGDQAAYLGPYLLKQARDMIVLGDNTQRALELSLRAMKSFEISVGSKPSLDFVMCLHVVAALYCRLGRHTEAVPILERSIEIPVMDSGMDHALAKFSGCMQLGDTYAILGQIENSILFYTAGLEIQRQVLGEKDPRFGETLRYLAESNVQAMQFDEAEKLCLMALDIHKENGTPASVEEAADRRLLGLICDVKGDYEGALEHYVLASMAVAAHGHHADVAAIDCNIGDSYLSLARYNEAIFAYQKALKILKSIKGENHSSVASVFIRLAGLYNKIGKLNESKSNCKRALQIYAKPKPGSAPEEIASGLVDISAIYESMNEPNRALQLLQKAIKVYGNALGRQCMVAGIEAQMGVLYYILGSFSESYASLKSAILKFRATGEKKSAFFGVALNQMGLACVRLYLINEAADLFEEARSILEAEAGPDHADTLGVYSNLAGTYDAMGRVTDAIEILEYVVEMREEKLGTANPDVEDEKRRLAELLKEAGIVRTRKSRSLEALLVNNSYNIRNYDIDVS